GAAATGGGTTTTCAGGGCAGCTAGGTCCGCTTTGTATGAAAACGACGATGTGTTGGAACTGAAAGGGCTCAATCCTGCGGAGacatcagcacagcacagcacctcctGTCCCTCACCCCGATGTGGAGGTGCATGACCTGCCACGACCAGCAGATCCCATTCCTCCAGGGACACCCcatggctgcagagcaggggctgatagggatggggacactCATGTGGATAAACCATGTGGGATCCACCTGGCCAGTGGGAGACGGGGGCAGCATGTCCTGGTGCTCTGCCAGCTTCACCCCTGGGACTGCTCCTAAGCTGCTTTTCAGCCTTCATGAAAGAGAGGCTGCCAGGATGAACCTGGGCTCTGCTGCACAGGGATTTACCCTTTAATGTCCTGCATGGTCTCAGGTGCCCCAGGGTTCTGCAGGGTTCAGCTCAACCAAAGGAGAAAGCTTGCATGTGGGGTAGACCAACACTGACAATGTCACCATTTGAATTAATGAGCTCCTAACTGCTGTAGAGGGGATGCCATGCACAGGCAAAATGGGGGACACTTCTGCCTTGGAGAGTCCAGttctgaaataatattaataattcattttaatgaatgtCAGCCACACTGACATTAGGATATGAGCAGTGAGGGCACCTGTAGCTGCTGAGAACACCAAGCGTGGCCTCAGAGAGACACGGGGCCTTGGCTGGGGATGGCAGAATACTGTGTGCACCCAGGGGTGAGGACTGGATCCCTCCCCTGCCTGCACCCCATAACTTTGCACAGAGAACAGAGTTGAACTGAAGATCTCCTTGCGACTGCCTGAAGGCACGACTCAAGAGAGGGAATCCCAGCATCAGACTCACAATTCAAATCAGTTCCTACGTGTGTGATTATAACacaatcccaatcccatccctgATCCATCTTCTGGGTCCCATTCTTTGCCCCAAACCCAACCTCAATGCTGTTCCAAGTGTCCATCTCCATCCCAAATAGGATGCTATGGTTGGATTGGGTGGGTTACCAGAGCCTAGcatgctgcagagagctggaaAACCCCGTGGGGGTCTTTGCCCCATTTCTCACTGGGACCAGTTCCTGTGCATCTCTCAATCTGGTGGATGCTGCGAAAGCAATGCCAGCAGatgaaccatagaatcacagaatcattcaggttggagaagacctttaagatccccaaatccaaccccaatgcaccccaccatacccactgacacatccctcagtgccacatcactGTGgtcctggaacacctccagggacggtgactgcaccactccctgggcagctgtgccaatgcctgATCATCCTTTCACAGAAGGAATTTCTCCTAATATGAGAACATGGGGGGACGTGCAGCCTCGAGTCAGGTCCATTGCACCCCCAGATTTGGGGCAGAGGAGGGACTGACGCAGCTTTCCTCCCGTCCCTGTCCACCTGCGGGGCTTCTTTGTTCCCTGCCCTGCTCACAGCCAGCCCTGAGCCGGGGCggagggcaggaggtggggGGCCCTGCTTGGCCGCTGCCCGACAGCTGGCAGCCGTGCGGCCCGGGGGGGCCCTGCCGCCTCCAAGCTGCCAGCCGAGAGCGGCTTTGGAAGAGGGACAAGATGCAGCTGCCCGGCCGGGAAggggggaaaaggaagaaatcgACTATTTGAGAAATAAGCCGCAGTATCTCTCTGAAATAGCACGGCTCCACGCACGCGGGTGCGGACGTTTTCCTCTTGTTTGCCCCCAGGAAAAGAGTCCGGGAGGAGGCAGGAGCGGTCGGAGCTGTCGGAAGGTGGGAGCCGTGAGGGAAATGTGACAGCGGCGAAATATCCCGACGGGGCGGGAGGGGGGAAAGAGAAACcgggctgtgcagggagggcAGCTCCAGCCGGGCCGGGGGGTTCGTTGGAGGGGTAATTGCCGAACTGACGGCAGCGCCGCCGCTCCGGAGCTCGGCACACGGTGGCTCCGCGTTTGCTGTTGCAAAAGGCTCTCCGCCCGTTCGCAACAGATTTCAACGAATGGATTCAACGAAATCCGCAGTTTCGAAGCTCATCTCGGGCTCAGAGCTGCCGCCTCTGCGCTGGGGTTTCGGGAAGGGTTTCAGCGCTTTTCCTCACcgtttgttttttattattattattattttgtttttcgAACGCTCAGCAAAACTTTCCCTGCTCGGAGCGACCGGCGGAGCAGTTAATTGCGGGGAGGCGAGCAGAAAGCAGCAACCCTTCGTATGCCCCCGACCCCCCCGCGGCTAATCACCCCATTACGAGCCCCATCAGCGCCATAATGACAGCAAAGAGGGCGGAAACCGCCCGGAAAGCGCGGGGAGCCGGGCGGCAATTAATTCGCGTTAATCAAGCTGCAAGGTGTCTCCGGCGAGGAGTGACAGCCCCCAAAACGCCTCGCGACCAATGGGCGCGTTCACACGGCTGAGGCGAGGGGGGAGCGCTAACCGGAGCGGCACAAGTtcattttgttctcctttttttaattgtttaattttgtgttatttttaccCCTCCCGGCCCCCAACGTGGGGAAGCCGCTGTCCGAGGTGCTGAAGTCGGTGTGACTCCGGAGCTGTCCGAGGTCCTGACATTGGCATCCGGAGTGACTCTTGGTCGCGGTGCTGACGCTTTGGCTCCGGTTTGACTCCGGTTCTCCCACTTCCCCCCCCCCGCCTTCCCGCCCCCCGGATCCCCCCCGGCGCTGTCCGAGGTGCTGTCGGGGAAGGGGGGCGCCGCGGCGGCCCGAAGGCTCCCACCCCCTCCGCCCTCCCCTCGCCCTCCCCGTTGATTTCTGGATCATTAAGTGGTTAAGGCGCTGCGGAGCCCTCACTATCGATCGCTGCCTCCCCACCACCGgctggcagcccccagccccgcgGCTCCGGGCAAGGGTGGGGTGACCGGGAAGGGGCCCCTGGTGAGGTCGGGGTTCCgtcccccccctccccaccccctcGGCGGCCAAAGTTTGACTCtgcctccctctccccccctctcctgtctgtctgtctgagTGCAGCTGGGCGCGATGCTGAAGACGGAGCAGCCCTGGATGTAACGCGCGGCGCCTCGGAGAGCCCTGCAGCAATTGTTGCCCGGATCCCACGCTGAActttgctctattttttttttccccttttagatttttttccttttttttttttcctttcgctttttgttgttgtcgtcGCCGTTATTGTTAATTACCAACCCGCTTCCGCCGCGCCCTCCCCGCCAATGCCTGTGTGAGCGCCGGCACCTCGCGGGGGCCATGGAGGGCTCCACCGGCTTCGGGATCGACTCCATCCTCTCGCACCGAGCCGGCAGCCCGGCCGTGCCCAAGGGGGACCCGTTGGTGGGCGACGGCCGCTCCCCGCTGGAGCTGAGCCCCCGCTCGGAGGGCAGCAGCGGGTGCCCCTCTCCGCGTTCCCCGGAGGCGGCGGTGCGGCCGGGCCTGGACGCGCACCTGCAGCCGGGGCAGCTCTCGGCTCCCTCCCAGTCCCGAACCGTCACCTCCTCCTTCCTCATCAGAGACATCCTGGCCGACTGCAAACCCCTGGCCGCCTGCGCGCCTTACTCCAGCACCAATGGACCTCACGGCGGGCAGGAGGCGGCGGGCAGGATTCCCACCAAACCCGGAGAGGACTTtagggagaaaatggaaaaaaccaccagcagctcctcctcGGACTCCGAATACAAAGGTAAGAGCCGCGCAGCCCTTGCGGGGCCCCGGAGATAAAGAGGTGGGGGGAACCGGGGGAACCCCGAAATTAGAGCGGGCTTGGCACCAACTTGGGGAAACTTCGGGAGGGACCGACGGGGCCGTGCGCGGCGCGGGCCGGGGGCGCCCGGGGGGTGCGCAGCGCCGGGTTCCGCAGACAGAATTCGGTTCTTTCGTTCCTATCCTcggggagaaaggaagggagaacCGCCCGGGAAAAAGCGaggaaaatacaagaaaagaaataataatgctAAATTAAATAATCACGGGTTTTGCCGGGTATTTTCCCTGCTCCTGTAAGAAACGAATAAGAAAAGCCGGAGGGTTGGATCCGATTTGTATTATCGGTGTTACTCCCGGTGTTGTTTTGGAGGTAGTTCGGAAAGGAGCACGGCAGCCCCAGGACTGCGGGGAGGCGGCTGCGGCCTCTCGGGCCCCCACAGCCTCCGCCCGGGCCGGGGGGAACGGGAGCAgcacgggggggggggggttgcATCGACGATCCCCCCCCGGAGCCCGTTCTGCCGGCAGCTCCCGTNNNNNNNNNNNNNNNNNNNNNNNNNNNNNNNNNNNNNNNNNNNNNNNNNNNNNNNNNNNNNNNNNNNNNNNNNNNNNNNNNNNNNNNNNNNNNNNNNNNNNNNNNNNNNNNNNNNNNNNNNNNNNNNNNNNNNNNNNNNNNNNNNNNNNNNNNNNNNNNNNNNNNNNNNNNNNNNNNNNNNNNNNNNNNNNNNNNNNNNNNNNNNNNNNNNNNNNNNNNNNNNNNNNNNNNNNNNNNNNNNNNNNNNNNNNNNNNNNNNNNNNNNNNNNNNNNNNNNNGGGGGGGGGTGTTCTTTACGCTTCCTAAATTCTCCCCCCCGCAATTCTCGCAGCCTTTATCCCCTTTCCCAAAAAAAGGGCCGAGCCTGGAAAAAGCgagagaggaaaggagggaggaacAGAGCGGGGCCGTCTGCAGGCGGGGAGAGAGCTTAAATGGGGGGAATCCTGCTTAAACAGGGGAGAAAATACCGCTGTTATGGGGGAAAAACCTTAGTTAAACGGAGTGAAAACTCTGCATACATGGAGGTAAAACCCCTGCTTGAATGGGAGAAAACNNNNNNNNNNNNNNNNNNNNNNNNNNNNNNNNNNNNNNNNNNNNNNNNNNNNNNNNNNNNNNNNNNNNNNNNNNNNNNNNNNNNNNNNNNNNNNNNNNNNaaaaaaaaaaaaaaaaacgacagaaaaaatacttcttaaCTAGGATTAAAAAACAGTGCCCGATTGGAGTTGAAAGTCTTCGCGTAAATGGGGCAGCAGAGGAGGGCCGCAGCTCCCTCCGACCCCTTTTTGCCACTTCGGACATCGCTTTTCCCGGACAACCCCCCGAGTTCCCGCACAGAGGAACTCGGAACGGCCCGAACCCCGCAACTCAGATCCgtgcttttttccttatgtcaGCTCGGAGCGGCCGGGGCACAAAACACGGAGCCGCCCAGGGAACTTTTTTGGGAGCTCCGGGGGGGCGGATTTACCTTTCCCGGAGAGCGGGTGGCGAAACTCCGCCGAACTTTGGACCGGACCCGGACCCCTCATCCGCGCTGCCCTCATcttcctcccccacccccccgGCTCTCTGTGCCCGCTCGGCCGGAGCGGAGGGTTCCGGCTGAAGGCTTTCGCTCCCCGGTGGCTCAATTAACGGGATTATTGTCTTCCTACAGAGAGGCATCAGCTCGCGGCCCGCGCAGCCCCGGCCCCACCAACCCCCACCGCCGGGAAATTTAACATAAACCCGCAAACACCCGCGGACGCCGATTTCTGCCACCAAATCCTTcgggaggaggagagggagggcACGGCGAGCACCAACACggactcttttttctttttttatgattattttgttttctttctgttcattttaagctttttccctcccccgtttatatatatatatttttaacttatgtttttcctctctgctgttttcctgtttctcGCTGATGTTTCGCAGCGTAAATCCCCGCCGGTGCGCGCAGCCCCGGTACCAAAACGCGGCCCCCGACCTCTCGTTAGAGGCTAAAAAATGGCTCAAGCGGGGTCATCCCGCAGCATTTCGTTGTGAGGCTCCGGGACGCCGAAGGCTCCGGGCCCGGAGACTTTTCTCTCTAAACATACGTTGCCTCAGCATCTTTATTTTGGGGTTGGGTTTGTTTGGGGGTTTAAAAATGgtttaaatagaaatttaaaaaaaaaaaaaaaaggaaaagaaataaaaggaaagggaaaaaataacaagggaaaggaaaaattaaaaaaatgagggaaatgtatttatataaggaagagaaaaaacaaactgcGGGGTTTGCTGCCCGCCGAGCGGAGCGGCGCAGTTGGGGCTCCGGCGGCCCCGGCAGCACCGCATCGCACCGCACCNNNNNNNNNNNNNNNNNNNNNNNNNNNNNNNNNNNNNNNNNNNNNNNNNNNNNNNNNNNNNNNNNNNNNNNNNNNNNNNNNNNNNNNNNNNNNNNNNNNNCGCGGGTTCGAATTGAGGGAACGGCGGGACAAACGCTGCGGGAATCCGCGCGGTGCCCGAGCTCTCTGCTCCCGTTTGTTGCTACCGCGCTTTGCCGCTTTCTTCTGAGCGCGTTTCCAGTCCCTTCCTGCCCTGACCCggcctctcttcctccctctcgGCCCAGTGAAAGAAGAAGGGGACCGGGAGATCTCCAGTTCCCGGGACAGCCCCCCGGTGCGGCTGAAAAAGCCTCGCAAAGCCCGCACCGCCTTCACCGACCACCAGCTGGCCCAGCTGGAGCGCAGCTTCGAGAGGCAGAAATACCTGAGCGTGCAGGACAGGATGGAGTTGGCCGCCTCCCTCAACCTCACCGACACGCAGGTGAAAACGTGGTACCAGAACAGAAGGTAAAAACGCACCGCTCGTCCCCTCCCGCCCCACCGCGCCGGGCCCCGTCCTGCCCCTCTCCCGGCCCCGCAGCCCCGAGCACAGCGGTTCTTCatcccgccccgccccgccccgcaATCGGGGGGATGtgcacccccagccccagccgGCGGGGAGCAGCGGGCTTCCAGCGAAACACAACAGCATAACACATCGGCCCATTAATAATAGATACCAATTACTGCTTTGGGCATCAATAATTAACACCCCTTACAGTAATTACACAATTATTATTATGATGAATAATTTACCGGGGGAAATAGGTTTAGCGCTTCAGCGGCGAAACCGTAAAAGTGTTGAAGACATTTGACGGCTCTGATTGATTCATCCGGACGGCCCCGTCGGAGCTGTCCCCAAACCCGACGGAACGAGGGACACCGAGCCCCCCCCGACCCCTCTCTGCCCCCACATCTTAACCCTCTCCCCCTCCGATTTCAGCCCCACTTCACGCTCTGCAATGCCCGGCGGCTTTCCCAACCCGTCGGGGCTTTTAGGCCGTGTGGGGACGGCGCGGTCTATGCATAAATTTAAGAGATATATACGTACGCGTATACACGCACCCACACGTATATATCGCAAACGAACGCACAGCACCGACCCCGCGGTCCCTCCCGGCAGCGGCACTCCCGACTCCAGGGGCGGCCCGGCCTCTGATCTAGGAGAGCTGCGGTGCCGGTTCTGCGCATCGCTCCGCGGTTCGGTGCCGGCGGAGCTACCGGGTGCGCGTCCCGCACGAGATACACTCAACGCGGTGCGGGATTCGTTACCCGCGGGCTGCGCACCGGGAAAGGTGGACCGTATCGATCGCGGTTTGGAACGCAGTGATTTGTATCGCGGCCGCTTTAGGGCTCCGGTGCCTCCGGGCTGCCCGGGGACAGCTAAATCCTCTCGTCCTGTTAACGAGGGCTACGTccctccatcccatcccatcccatcccatccNN
This window of the Meleagris gallopavo isolate NT-WF06-2002-E0010 breed Aviagen turkey brand Nicholas breeding stock chromosome 19, Turkey_5.1, whole genome shotgun sequence genome carries:
- the BARHL1 gene encoding barH-like 1 homeobox protein; protein product: MEGSTGFGIDSILSHRAGSPAVPKGDPLVGDGRSPLELSPRSEGSSGCPSPRSPEAAVRPGLDAHLQPGQLSAPSQSRTVTSSFLIRDILADCKPLAACAPYSSTNGPHGGQEAAGRIPTKPGEDFREKMEKTTSSSSSDSEYKVKEEGDREISSSRDSPPVRLKKPRKARTAFTDHQLAQLERSFERQKYLSVQDRMELAASLNLTDTQVKTWYQNRR